The genomic region CCCGCGCCGTGAAGGACATGCCTGACCAATGGCAGGACGACACCCGGATTGTCTTCGTCAGCGTTGACCCTCAAAGGGACACGCCGGAACGGCTCAAAAGCTATGTGGATTTCTTCAGCGAGAGAGCCATCGGCCTCACCGGTGAAGAAAAAGCGCTGCGGGAGCTGAGTAAACGCTACCGCACCACCTTTGGCTACGACGATCCGGATGCGGAGGGCAACTACAACGTGTCGCACAGTGGCGCCGTCTATGTATTCGACCGCAACGGAAATGCTCGCCTTCTGTTCAAACCTGACCTGAGTGTCGAAGACATCCGGACAGACCTGATTGCATTGGCTCAGGAAAACAGAATTTGACATTGAGATCCTGCAATCCGAGTCACCCTTCGTCTGATAGTTGGCGCTTCAGGATCGGCAACTGCAGGTCGGCTCCTTAGCTCAGAAGACGCTCTTTGGCTTCATTAACACGCGCAGCCAGGTAGTTACTCCCGCCACGGTCTGGGTGTATTTTCTGCATCACTCGACGGTGGGCTTTGATAATCTCATCCCGGTTGGCACCAGCCTCCAGCCCCAGAACATCCAGGGCTTCGCTCTCGGTCAAAGCGCCGCCACTGCCCGAATTTTCAGGCTCCCCTTCCCGCGCGCTGTCATTGCCGGCCAGGTCGTCAGTGCGCCAGGAATCCCCGAAGCGGCGGTCCAGATAGGTTTCCAGAAGCCGGGCGGAATCCTCGTCGTGGTCCCGGCAATACTGCAATAACTCGATGAATTCACTCTCGCCCAGATCCGCCAGCGCGCGCCCGGCCATGGGGCCTTTCAATATCTCACCGCTCATGGTTCCGGAGTCGTGATCCAGAGTCATGTCGAGGATATCGCTGGAAACATGGGATTGGTTGCCGGGCTTGGCCTCTGCTTCGCCCTGTCCAGAGCCCCGCATCCGACCCGTCAGCAAAGATGGCAACACGCGGCGTAGCAAGGGAAACAGGAAAACCAGCAAGCCTAACAAGATTTGCAAACGGCCGGTAACGGCCAGAAGAACCGCCATCAGGACACCGGCAATCAACACCAATTTTAGGATAGCCGGTTTTCGTTGGCTGGGCGGTTGGCTGCGTAGCCATACCCACGCAAAAACTGTCATTACGATAACCAGAAGCGTCAGTGGCACTCGGATACTCCAGGCCAATTGGCCCACCGGTTGATTGGAAGAAGTGCTATCTAAGCTGTTGAGTTAAACGC from Marinobacter sp. LV10R510-11A harbors:
- a CDS encoding SCO family protein; the encoded protein is MSIQFRSRLPRMLSITVVVIAAVILAGCFGDDKSWRGKDISGLMPELAFELTDTSGDTVTAKKTDGEIRMLFFGFTSCPDVCPATLQKLSRAVKDMPDQWQDDTRIVFVSVDPQRDTPERLKSYVDFFSERAIGLTGEEKALRELSKRYRTTFGYDDPDAEGNYNVSHSGAVYVFDRNGNARLLFKPDLSVEDIRTDLIALAQENRI
- a CDS encoding molecular chaperone DnaJ is translated as MPLTLLVIVMTVFAWVWLRSQPPSQRKPAILKLVLIAGVLMAVLLAVTGRLQILLGLLVFLFPLLRRVLPSLLTGRMRGSGQGEAEAKPGNQSHVSSDILDMTLDHDSGTMSGEILKGPMAGRALADLGESEFIELLQYCRDHDEDSARLLETYLDRRFGDSWRTDDLAGNDSAREGEPENSGSGGALTESEALDVLGLEAGANRDEIIKAHRRVMQKIHPDRGGSNYLAARVNEAKERLLS